GCGACGTTACGCCAAAGCGTATCTTGATCTCTTGCCAGCAAAGTAGTTGAAGGCGACGCGGCTTACTTCAACTTCCAAACCTTCAGATCGTCGATCCAGGCCGATTTATTCACCGCTAATGTAATCATCCGTTTCGTCGGATGGGCAATTCCCTCCGACGAATAATGGGCGACCTGCTTGCCGTCGATCGCAGCCGTCATCGTGTCTCCTTCGACGGTGACTCGCAACGTGCACCACTGGTTCGGTTTTAGCTCAAGCGGCGTGGCGATCATTTTCGACCGTATAAATTTCATCAGCTCCGGCGACTTTTCTCCCGCCTGGAGTCGCTCTCGAATCTTCAAGTCCATGCGACCGGTCTTGGTGTCTTGCAGCGTTATCCGATCGAGCGTAACCCGGGCGATGCAGAGATGCCCGGCGTGAACGGTTTTGAGTTCACGATCAACAAAGTCGAGTCCTAGATCGTCGCCTGGTCCCAACTTAAACTTCATCTCGACCATCGCGTCTTGGAAATCAACATCGTGAAAGATCGCGACTCCATGATTCGCTTGAGGGTATCGGGTGACCTGCATCACGCCGTCGACCAGATCGACCTGCTGATTCCCTTTTGCCCGCGCGCGGCTGTTGGTGGTCCAACCGTTGCCGACCTCTTCCTTCTGCGGTGACGACTCTTCCCGATCGAAATTGTCTTCCAGAACCAATGTCCCTTTCGGCTCGCTCACCTCTTCGGCCAAAAGCGTGCCGCAGATGGAAACAAACAGCAAAAAGCCGATTGCGGCAGTGGTGACTCGAAGCATCGGACGGTCTCGCATCTTTGATCAGAGGAACAACAGCATCGCAGAGTTATGCAAATAGCAATTCTAGCAAGCGGCGAGTGCAAATTGAAATGTCGCCAAAAATCCAAAGTTGCATCTCCAAAACTGTAAAAGCCTGGATTCGAGTGTTTTCGGCCTGATTCTGAGCCTGCTCGATTCCTTCTCGACCATTCAAAAACTGTGCTAAACTGATCTTCGTCTCTTCTAAATTCATTGGAGAACCTATCGGTCATGTCGCGTCTGTTTGCCGGAACTCCCTTCGATATTCCGCCGAAGTGCGACGACTGCGGCGAGCTCGTGTCGCACTGCAAATGCACGCCTGCCGAGAAAGCAGCGAGCGAGGCGCGGCGCCAACAAGCAGCAGATCGTCAGCAGCGCGAAGCGGGCCGCTTGTCCCCAGAGAGTCAGACCGCAGTGATCAGAGTGCAAAAGCGCAAAGGGGGAAGAAAAGCGACGGTCATTACCGGATTGACCGACCTCGCGAACGACCTGCCTGCGCTGCTCAAGCAACTGCAGGCCGATTGCGGCAGCGGCGGAACCGTGAAGCCGAAAGAAGATCTGCTTGAAATCCAAGGGGACCATGCCGACCGCATTCGCAAATCCCTGAGCGCCCTTGGCTATCGCGTGAAGGGTTAGTGCGTAATTCGCCAGCTCCTTCTAAGGAATCATCACGTCGACCGGCAACCCGGTTAGCTTGTCAAAGACTCGCTGCGTACCGGCTGTTACAAGCGTGATCGATTTCCAACGCTCGGCGGCTAAGCCATGCGAATCATCGCCAAAATAGCAGATCCCTGCCGCGGCATTCTCAAAATGGAGTGCGATTTCTTCGGCGGTCAGAGGGAAATCATAAAGCGCGACTTCGTCCAGCACGCCGGCGAAAG
The nucleotide sequence above comes from Blastopirellula sp. J2-11. Encoded proteins:
- a CDS encoding family 16 glycoside hydrolase → MLRVTTAAIGFLLFVSICGTLLAEEVSEPKGTLVLEDNFDREESSPQKEEVGNGWTTNSRARAKGNQQVDLVDGVMQVTRYPQANHGVAIFHDVDFQDAMVEMKFKLGPGDDLGLDFVDRELKTVHAGHLCIARVTLDRITLQDTKTGRMDLKIRERLQAGEKSPELMKFIRSKMIATPLELKPNQWCTLRVTVEGDTMTAAIDGKQVAHYSSEGIAHPTKRMITLAVNKSAWIDDLKVWKLK
- a CDS encoding translation initiation factor translates to MSRLFAGTPFDIPPKCDDCGELVSHCKCTPAEKAASEARRQQAADRQQREAGRLSPESQTAVIRVQKRKGGRKATVITGLTDLANDLPALLKQLQADCGSGGTVKPKEDLLEIQGDHADRIRKSLSALGYRVKG